A single genomic interval of Gossypium raimondii isolate GPD5lz chromosome 11, ASM2569854v1, whole genome shotgun sequence harbors:
- the LOC128034730 gene encoding uncharacterized protein LOC128034730, protein MASSGFSPASPPVFNGEGFNIWAVKMRTYLQAFDLWEVVNSDAEPAPLRANPTVAQIRQHTDERTKRHKAMSCIQNCVTDVIFMRIMACETPKEAWDKLKEEFQGAERTRQQHLLNLRRDFENLKMKEEETVKQYLDRIMAIVNSIRLFGEQFSEARIVEKVMSTLLERYEAKISSLEDSRDLTIISLTKLINALYAQEQRRASRQEEHQEGAFQAKEASSIKSHKGKNFWKNRPKPDADRSSDQLCRHCKRAGHLEDRCWFRPDAVCQHCKKNGHIEKVYKNRSKPRQIQFQQQR, encoded by the coding sequence ATGGCATCATCAGGTTTTTCACCAGCTTCACCACCTGTCTTCAATGGAGAGGGCTTCAACATTTGGGCAGTTAAGATGAGGACTTACCTGCAGGCATTCGACCTATGGGAAGTTGTTAACTCAGATGCTGAGCCAGCACCTCTTCGAGCTAATCCAACAGTTGCTCAAATAAGGCAACACACTgatgaaagaacaaaaaggcACAAGGCCATGTCATGCATACAGAATTGTGTGACAGATGTGATCTTCATGAGGATCATGGCCTGTGAAACACCAAAGGAGGCTTGGGACAAGCTGAAAGAAGAATTTCAGGGGGCTGAGAGAACAAGGCAACAACATCTGCTCAACTTGAGAAGGGATTTTGAAAATCTCAAAATGAAAGAGGAAGAAACAGTCAAACAATATTTAGATCGAATTATGGCTATTGTAAACAGTATAAGGCTCTTTGGAGAGCAATTCAGTGAAGCTAGAATAGTTGAGAAGGTCATGTCCACTCTACTAGAGAGGTATGAAGCTAAAATTTCATCCCTTGAAGACTCAAGGGACTTGACAATTATCTCCTTAACTAAGCTAATCAATGCCTTGTATGCACAAGAGCAAAGAAGAGCCAGCAGACAAGAGGAGCACCAGGAAGGGGCTTTTCAAGCCAAAGAAGCCTCGAGCATTAAAAGTCACAAAGGCAAAAATTTCTGGAAAAACAGGCCTAAGCCTGATGCTGATAGGAGCAGTGACCAACTCTGCAGACATTGTAAAAGAGCTGGTCATCTAGAAGATAGATGCTGGTTTAGACCAGATGCAGTATGCCAACACTGCAAGAAAAATGGCCACATTGAGAAGGTTTACAAGAACCGAAGCAAACCAAGGCAGATTCAATTTCAGCAACAAAGGTAG